From Podospora bellae-mahoneyi strain CBS 112042 chromosome 5, whole genome shotgun sequence:
CATCGTCAGTAGGTTTTCTGACTTTCTTGGATCAGCCAAGTCATCGTCGATTGGCTGTTGTACTCAAATCGAAATGAATACCTATATGCAGACCATCGCGTAAACTAATGCATGGAAGCCGGACCTTCATTCTTGGTCAGATTCGTGGCACCCAGACAGGAACAAAAGTTGGTACAAAGAGGCACGGCTCCTCGGACTTCAGCTTCCTCGCCCGGCAGGCAAGTCCTTTTAGGCTGCTGCGCAGTCACTTATTGATCGTCACTGCTTTCGCAGCAGCCTAACTGCTCAAATTTATGATCACCAGTTCTAACTCCTTCTATTCTATTTTCGAGAGGCAGGTATACAAAATTTGCACGCAAGGCTTGGCCACCAAGTCACCACCTAGGTGGATCTGCCGTGTTCCCTCCCAATCTCAAGTGCCCCCAGccactttcttttttccacACTACCAGTCTGACCTCGGATTCATTTCACCCAGGACGTCTTTTATGTGCCTCATCATGTCTGTTTTTCCATCACGAAGAAGCTCCCTTCAACAGCCGGGAAGACCTGGACTACACAGCAAGTTAGTACCTAGGTAGATAGATACCCTGTCCCCATGACCTGTACCCTCATCAAGGACCCGAGGGAGAAAAAGGATGCTGCCAAGCCTGGTACGCAATCCATGTCTGGTAACAGGTGACCGCCAACGACGCCATACCAAGCAGCACAGCAAAAGTAACACCGCAGAGGGTAGCCATCAGCATGTACCTCGCCCCGCTCTTCCGTTCCAGTCGcctgcccagccagccccgTGGCCTGGGAGTCTGCAGCTCATTGTGCCGCTCGGCCAGCCTGTTTTGCGTATGGCGCTGACCTCCAGGTGCTGGATATCAGGATCAAGAGAGTATTGTTCTATAAAAGACCGGAGAAGCCTTTTTGACTTTGGCTCGCTCAACGGAAAGATGATGGTTTGGAGGGAGTCTAGAATCTCGAGAACCAGATGACGCGGGAAAGCTCCACTGTTGTGTTGTTAGACAGCTGGTTTCTCTTTTGTTTCGGAGGGAAACTCAGATACTTACACTCTGATAGAGTTAGATGGAAGGGAAAAGTCTCCATCACTTTTTGTCAGCCGAAGCTGTTCTTTGAGGAACGCGGTATGGTGATAAATTTCGAGTGTATTCTGGTTTCGATCTAATTTCAAGTTGTCCTGAATATCGTGGGTATCCCGAAACCGCATTCGTAGTCATTTTTGGAGTTTGACGGCATGAAGTTCTGACTTCATCTCGATGGAAGAAAGGCTCTCGTTGAAGCTGAGAATTGGATGGCTCGTGGTGGGAAATAGGTCCTGTATATATTTGCTAAATGGAACGTCAGCCTTCCAATGGAGCCTATATGTCCCCGTCTCTAGACGGTCCGGTGACTGATAGAGCGCTGAGCAATCTATCATGGCGAGGACATTGACCACAAGACTGCTGGCATTGAGCAGATTACTTCGCCTTCGTTCTCTGTGGGCCCCTTGATTGGCGATGAAGTCACAAAGCTCTGCTCGGGTGAGATCCGGGTTTGCCTTTAATTAGAGAATCGCATGGTGAAGATCCTGGTGTGTCTTGAATAGCCTGTTTTCGGGAGATCAGCTGTCGACATAGTTCAAGATCAGTGCTTTGTAAAACTGAAAAAGCGTTGAAGTTAGCCGATTCGTCGATGAGGACAGCTCCTTGAATTGCACTCTTTCTCAGACTCAACATCATTGCAAAATTCCCAGCCCCAAAGGACTTTTCCCAGCCTTGGGAAGAGTGAATCTTCGACAGAATTCAGTGGTAGTGCAGACATGGCGGTTCGTAGATCCAAGAAAATCGATCTTGGTGAAGGAAATCAAGCCTCGATCACAAGTCTGTAGGTAGGTGATTGAAGTATTGTAACACACTCCATGACTGGCTTCGGGTTTCGGTGAGGGTATAATAGCTGCCGATGCCTGACTCGGGAAATGCTTGTGCATCTAGGCAACGCAGTCCAACCGCAGATCTTGGCTCAAGCCTTCACGCATCGCGGGCGACGGCGCAGTTGCTCAGCCTTTGGGCAGCCAGCATTGGGTACTGACCAGCAAGTGCGGGGATATAGGCCTCGTTCTGCGTGCAATTGTGTCTGGATGGATCATCCCGTAGGTACGTCAAGCGAATTTTGGATGACTGCGGAAGGCATCCTCTTCTGACATCTTtgtctccctccccttcccatcgaCGACCACTGGAATTCTACCTTTAACTACCTGTTAGCATGACGTCTCTACTTCGCGCGATCAAGATTCAGAACCACAGTTCCGACAATACTGCACTTCTACCAATGCGAGTCAACCCTCCTCGTGCTGAACCGGATGCTGCCCAGCTGAAAGAGAAGCTTCCTTCTCTGAATCTAAAGGGCGATGTTTCCGCTGCGCAAATCAGCGCGGAGAACGAAAAGTCTCCCAGTCCGCAAGATGCGGATGCATTCTCTGTAGTCGCGAGCGGAGCCGATTCAGGCTACGGGTCAACTGCTTCCACTCcccaagaaaacaaacacaaTTTCCTGGATCGGACATCGGTCCCTGTCTCTGTTCCTCAGGTCTTCGACAAGCCAATTTCCGACGACCAACGGGATCGTTTCTTCGACTTCAGATATCAATACAACAACTCGCTCTGGAAAGCGATATCCAAGGGGAATAAGAAACCGCACCCGGGTGATATTTCAATGAAGTTGAAGTACATGGGCTCTGACGAGGAGTCAGCCAAGCTTTTCATCGTTATACAGTGTGAGAAACGCGTTGCAAAGAGGGTGAGACACTTTTTTGCTCAGGAACACATCCAACAAGATCTGAAGCCCGATTTCGAAGTCTATATCTTAGACAAGGGTGTAATACGCCTGTCAACAGAGGACACGCTTGACGTCTCTGCCCATCTTGACGGGAGAGTTACGTTTGTGGTATGAGCATCCGTGTGGTGGTCGATGCAGCAGAAACGATTGCAAGATTTGGCGGCTTACTAACTGTCACCAGAGGAGAAATCATTGAAGTGTTTGGGCTCACAGCAAGTCATCCAGTGGAAGAGGGCAATGACCTTGGCCGGTgggatgacgatgatttcGACTCGGAGGAGTTTACAGACACAGATTCGATATCTGAGCTAAACGAGAGCGACGCATACCCACAACCGAGCCACTCTCCGAAGTTAAATGCGATGACCTCGATTGGTAAAGTCGCCCATGATTCCCTTCGCCTTTCCTCAACAACTTCAGCCAACCATGACTGGGCTCTGATCAAGTTGAACACTGCCGTTCTTCCCAACCTCGCCCCCGATAGCCACCCGCCAAGCCTTTTTGGAATCAATCTGTTAGCCTCCAGAGTGCCGTTGCAACCACAGCAGAAGA
This genomic window contains:
- a CDS encoding hypothetical protein (EggNog:ENOG503P4EE; antiSMASH:Cluster_3), with the protein product MRFRDTHDIQDNLKLDRNQNTLEIYHHTAFLKEQLRLTKSDGDFSLPSNSIRVGAFPRHLVLEILDSLQTIIFPLSEPKSKRLLRSFIEQYSLDPDIQHLEVSAIRKTGWPSGTMSCRLPGHGAGWAGDWNGRAGRGTC
- a CDS encoding hypothetical protein (EggNog:ENOG503P5UU; antiSMASH:Cluster_3) — encoded protein: MTSLLRAIKIQNHSSDNTALLPMRVNPPRAEPDAAQLKEKLPSLNLKGDVSAAQISAENEKSPSPQDADAFSVVASGADSGYGSTASTPQENKHNFLDRTSVPVSVPQVFDKPISDDQRDRFFDFRYQYNNSLWKAISKGNKKPHPGDISMKLKYMGSDEESAKLFIVIQCEKRVAKRVRHFFAQEHIQQDLKPDFEVYILDKGVIRLSTEDTLDVSAHLDGRVTGEIIEVFGLTASHPVEEGNDLGRWDDDDFDSEEFTDTDSISELNESDAYPQPSHSPKLNAMTSIGKVAHDSLRLSSTTSANHDWALIKLNTAVLPNLAPDSHPPSLFGINLLASRVPLQPQQKIDVVVMTSHGLQKGSLVSNGSSIMMFPGRTFLQTLDLVLRSDSELRPGDSGSWVVSETTHEVYGHVISVDALGEAHLVPLESTLSDIRAQLDVDEVALPTKADLELSWTETPKITGDSAMPMGDYELGQDHDIAETRHKVGLHGLTQEKQQPACTIREITDSSDSALSVLQPVLRVPLPLSALAEQSRQFAKKQNEVYHFRKLLDSHVTTRGEQSTPTLPSLHPMTEALSGSSKKKWKATIERSISPTEGEAFEKEQGAGDS